A segment of the Acidimicrobiales bacterium genome:
ATCGCCCTCGAGGCGGCGGCGGGGGAGGCGGGACGGATCGCCCTCAAGCTGAACGGCATCACCGACCCCGAGGTGATCGACGCCCTCTACGGCGCGGCGCGCGCCGGGTGCGCGGTCTCCCTCGTCGTGCGGGGGCTCTGCTGCCTGCGCCCGGGGGTGCCCGGGCTCTCCGAGACGATCCGCGTGCGCTCGATCGTCAGCCACTACCTCGAGCACTCCCGCATCTACCGCTTCGGCAGCCCCGGCCCCGAGGTCACCGCCCACTGCGCCCTCGAGCCGGCGACCGACACGCCCGCCGAGGAGAGCCGCCCCGCCCGCTACTTCGTCGGCTCGGCCGACCTCATCCAGCGCAACCTCGACTTCCGCATCGAGGCGCTCGCCCCGGTGCTCGACCCCGAGCTCTGCGGGCGCCTCGAGGACGTCCTCACGCTCTGCGCCGAGGACGACCACAACTCCTGGACCCTCTCCGCGGCGGGCAGCTGGCGGCGCAGCCACGGCCCCGCGGAGCACGCCGCGCAGCGCCGACTGCAGGCGCTCGCCCACGAGCGCGCCCAGCGACGGCGGGCGCACGAGGTGCTCGGCAACTAGTGCGGATCGCGGCGCTCGATCTCGGCAGCAATTCCTTCCACCTCCTCGTCTGCGAGGCGCGCCTCGACGGGAGCTTCAGCCCGCTCGCCCGCGAGAAGGAGATGCTCCGTCTCGGCGACCAGGTCGCCCGCACGGGGAGGATCGGACGCGAGTCGACGGCGCGCGCCGTCGAGGTGATCGCGCGCTTCAAGGCGATCGCGGAGGCCAACCACGCCGACGAGACGATCGCGCTCGGCACCGCCGCGATCCGCGAGGCCGAGGACGGCGTCGCCTTCGTGAATCGCGTGCGCGCCGAGACCGGCGTCGAGATCGAGGTTGTCGACGGGGTGGTCGAGGCGCGGCTGATCTTCACCGCGATCCGCTCGAGCGTGCTCATCGAGCCCGCCCCCGCGCTCGCCGCCGACCTCGGCGGCGGCAGCCTCGAGGTGATGGTCGGCGACCAGGGGGCGCTCATGTACGCGGCCAGCCTCCGCCTCGGCGTCGGCCGCCTCACCGCCGAGCTCGTGAGCACCGACCCGCCCTCGCGCCGTGACCGCCGGCGCCTCGAGGAGCGGGTGCGCGGCGAGCTCGCCCCGGTCCTCGCCGAGGCGCGTGAGCTGAAGCCGCGCATGCTGATCGGCTCGTCGGGGACCTTCTCTGACCTCGCGAAGATGGCGGTCGCGGAACGCGGCGGGGGTGAGCCGGCGAGCCTCAACCAGGTGACCGTGGCCCGCGCCGAGCTGCTCGCCCTCGAGCGGGCGATCTTCGGCGCGGACGCGGAGGCGCGCGCCAAGCTGCCGGGCGGCGACCAGAAGCGCGCCGAGCTGCTCCCCGCGGGGATCATCGTCCTCAACCACCTGATGGAGGAGACCGGCCTCGGCGAGCTGACGATCAGCGACTGGGCGCTGCGCGAAGGGGTGGTGCTGAACGCGATCGGCGGTCACGACCGCGCCGAGCTCGCCGACGACCCGCGCGCGCTGCGGCGCGCCTCGGTGCTCTCGCTCTGCCGCCGCTCCAACTGGCGCCAGCCGCACGCCCGCCAGGTGGCGGCGATCGCGGTCGCCCTCTTCGACGTCACCGCGCAGCTGCACCGCCTGCCCCCCGAAGACCGGGAGCTCCTCGAGCTCGCCGCGCTGCTGCACGACATCGGCGAACACGTGAGCCGCGTCGACCACGACCGCCACACCGCCTACCTGATCGAGCACGGGGGGCTGCGCGGCTTCACCCCCGAGGAGGTGCGGATGCTCTCGCTGATCGGCCGCTTCCACGTGCGCGGCACCCCCCGCCCGCACAGCGCCGGCAATGGGGCGCTCACCGAGGACGAGCGCCAGCGGGTGCTCGGGCTGACGGCGCTGCTGCGCGTCGCCGACAGCCTCGACGCCTCGCACGCAGGCTCGGTCGGCGCGATCCGCCTCGAGAAGGAGCGCGCCGGGACGGTGACGCTGCGCATCGCCGCGAAGGGCGACGCCGAGCTCGAGCAGTGGGCCTTCCGCCGCAAGCGGGGGTTGTTCGAGAAGAGCTTCGGCCGCCGCGTCGAGGCGGTGTTCGACCGCCAGGGCCGCGAGGACTTCGAGGCCGCGGAGCTCGTCCCCGGCTACTCCTGATCGTCCTCGCGCTGCGGCGCGTCGGGATCGAACTCGACGGTGCGGTCACGCGACTCGGCGGCCATCTGGCGGAGCGCCTCGCGGCGCGTCCCCCGCTCGGCGCGCAGCGACAGGTAGGCGCCGGCGCCGACGGGGATCGGCGCCCAGAAGTTCACGAGCCGCCAGCCGATAACGGCGAGGGTCGCCGTCTTCGCGACGGCGCCGAAGCTCACGAGCAGCAGCGGGACGAGGGTCTCCACCACCCCGAGGCCGGACGGGGTGAAGGGGAGCGCGGCGAGGACGTTGCCCACCCCCCAGGCGACGAGGACGTAGACGGGGTTCAGGTAGACGTGGAGCGCGGCGAGGAAGCACCACAGCGAGGCCGCGTCGAGGAGCCAGTTCACCGTCGCCCAGCGCAGTGCGGCGATCAGCCGGTCGTGGTCGCTCGCGAGGGCCCGGAGCGCCCCGCCGATGTGGCGGACGATGCGCTCGAGGCCGTCGGGGGTGACTCGCGGCACCTTGGCCCCGAGCCCGCGCACGAGGCGCACCGCCCGCTCCTCGCCGCGGGTGAAGAAGAAGACGATCGCCGCGAAGGCGAGCAATACGAAGGTGCCGACGAGGGCGGCGAGCACGTAGACGGGGTGCACCCCGGCAAAGGGGATCGAGACCACGAGCGCGAACCAGAGCAGCACGTTCAGCACGACCGCCGAGCCCATGCCCTGCGTCGCCATCGCGAAGCCGGCGTCCTCGCCGCGCACCCCGTGCGAGGTGAGCAGCCGGTAGCCGAGGGTCGCCGAGCCGGCCGTCCCGCCCGGCACGACGTGCGCGATCGCGAGGCCGGCGAGGTCGATCCGCCAGAGCACCGAGACCCCGGGCCCGTCGGCGGGGAGCAGGACCTTGGTGAGCACCGAGTAGGCGAAGAGCGCTCCCGCCTCGACGAGCACGCCGGCGGTGAGCCAGATCGGGTCGAGGTGCTCGAGGCTGTTGAAGTTGCGGCTGGCGATGATGAACTTCGGGACGACGAGGTACTCGACGACGAGCGCGGTGATGAAGAGGATCACCGGGATGCGCACGCCGGCGGGGATCTGGTCGCGGAGCTTGCGCTTCGGCTGCGGCGGCTGCGCCTCGGCGCCGAAAGCGCCGCTCACCCGCCTCCGCCCCGCATCGGGACATGCTCGCAGATCCCCGACCGGGCGGGCACCTCCCCGCCCCCGCCCCTGGCGCGCCGCTCCTGAGCTGGGTGGCGGCGCAAACCCGTGTGCCGCACCCCGCCGTCGAGTTCAATGCAGTGATGCCACCGGCCCTGCGACGCCCGTCCTTTGTCCGCCGGCCGCGGCCGGCGAGCGAGCGGAGCCTCGAGCGGCTGGTGGTGCGGATCTCGATCCAGGTGCTGCTCAGCTCGATCGGGATCCTCGTCCTCGTGCTGCTCGCCTGGCGCCTCCGCCTCCTCCTGCTCCTCATCGCGGCCTCGCTCTTCGTCGCCGCGCTGATCAACCCCTTCGTCCACGTGCTGATGCGGCGTGGCCTCGGGCGCACCTCCTCGACCTTCGTCGTCTACCTCGTGCTCGTCGTGGTCGCCGCCGCGCTCGGCTTCGTGCTCGTCGCACCGGTCTACGGCTCGGCCGTGCATTTCGCCTCGGACTTGCCGAACCTCGTCCGCCAGGCCCAGCAGGGCCGCGGCCCGGTCGGCCACCTCGTCACCCGCCTGCACCTCGCGAACTACGTGGACCAGCACGCGGCGGCGTTCAAGTCGTTCATCACCCGCCTCGGAAAGCCCGCGCTCTCGGTCGGCAAGACCGTTTTCTCGGGGATCGCGAGCGTGGTGACGATCGCCTTCGTCTCGTTCTTCATCGTCCTCGAGGTCCCGAAGATGGTGAACGGCGCGCTGCGCTTCCTGCGCGAGGAGGACGCGGAGGAGTTCCGCCGCATCTCGACGATGATGAGCCGCCAGGTGACCGGCTTCATGCTCGGCGACCTCGCCACCTCGGTGATCGCCGGCCTCGTCGTGTTCGTCGCGCTGCGCATCACCGGCGTCCCCTTCGCCTCGGTGCTTGCGATCTGGGTCGCCCTCGTCGACTTCCTCCCGCTCGTCGGCGGCCTGCTCGCGGGGGTGCCGACGGTCGGGGTGGCCTTTTTGCACTCTGTGCCGGCGGGGATCGTGACGGTGATCGTCTTCCTCGTCTACCAGCAGATCGAGAACCACGTCCTCTACCCGATCGTGATCAGCCGCACCGTGCAGCTGAACCCGCTCGCCGTGCTGCTCGCGGTGCTGATCGGCGCTGAGGTCGGCGGAATCCTCGGCTCCACCTTCGGCGCGATCTGCGGGGCGATCTTCGCCGTCCCCGTCGCCGGCTCGATCCAGGTCGGCGGCGGGGAGCTGCTGAAGGCGCGCCTCGGTGACCCCGGGGAAGCAAAGGGCCAGCAGTAGGGTTTGCAGATGCGCGTGCTCGTCGTTCTGCCGACGTTCAACGAAGCGGCGAACATCGAGAGGATGCTGCGCGAGGTCCGCAAGCACCTCCCGGACGCCTCGATCCTCGTCGTCGACGACTCGAGCCCGGACGGCACCGCCGAGATCGCAGAGCGTGCCGGCGGCGAGCTCGGCGCGATCGAGGTCCTCGTCCGCCCCGAGAAGAACGGCCTCGGCCCTGCCTACCGCGCCGGCTTCGCCTGGGGGCTCGAGCGCGACTACGACGGCTTTGTCGAGATGGACTCCGACTTCAGCCACGACCCCGCTGCCCTCCCCTTGCTCGTCGCTGCCTTTGAGGGTGGTGCCGAGCTCGTCATCGGCTCGCGCTACGTGCCCGGGGGCTCGATCCCGGACTGGTCGCTCCGCCGCCGCCTGCTCAGCCGCTTCGGCAACCGCTACGCGAAGGCGCTCCTCGGCCTGCGAGTCGAGGACTCGACGGCCGGTTTCCGCGTCTACGCGGCGTCGCTGCTCCGCCGCATCCCCCTCGACGAGGTGCGCGCCGACGGCTACGGCTTCCAGATCGAGATGACTTACCGGGCGCGGCGCGCCGGCGCGCCGATCACCGAGGTGCCGATCCGCTTCGTCGACCGCGTCGAGGGCGAGTCGAAGATGTCGATGTCCACCGTCACCGAGGCGCTCGCCCTCGTCACGGTGTGGGGACTGCGCCGCCTCGTCGGCTCCGGCCCGCACGGCGCCCGCCCCGCCGCGGCCAGGGGGCGCTGAGCCCCGAGCGGCGCCAACTCCGCGGCGCTCCGAGCCCCCTCAGTCGGCCGCGGTGGCGTGCGCGAGCGCCTCGTCGCGGTCCTCGTAGCCGATGATCTCGCGCACCCCCGCGCTCCCCACGCTGAGCACCTGCCAGCGTTGCTCCTCGCCCACCGCGCCGGGGCGGCCGCGCACGAGGAGGCCGACGAGGAGGCGCTCGCCGTGCGTCTCGACCTCGGTCACCGACGCGCGCACCCCCGCCGCGTGGGAGCGGCGCCACCAGCTGAGGACGTCGGCGGGGCTGGTGCACGCCTCAGGGTCGCCGGGGGCGCCCCAGAAGACGTGCGGGTCGAGCAAGCCGCCGAACGCATCGAGGTCCGCGCCCTCGAGGAGCGCCTTCACCCGCGGCGCCAGCGCCGCGGCGGTCATCGGTGTTTCGGCCATCGCGCCTCCCGGTGCTCGTGATCGTCGGTCATCGCCGAACTCGCTCGCCGCCATTGTCGCCGCCCCGGTTGCATCGCGCGCTGCTCGGAGTGCCGAGGAGCTGGAGCGCCTCGGCGCGCCTGCTCGAGCAGAGGCCGCGGCGACGACGCCGCAGATCCTCAGCCGCGCGCGGCGGGTGCCGTTGCTTGGCTCGTTTGGTGCGGCATCGGCAGCGACTCAGTGCCACCGCCACCTTGCGCGCCCAAGCCATGCTGAGCGCGACGCACCTTTCGCCCGAGAGGCCCTTGTCTTCCACGCGGGTGGCTGATCGCCTCGCTCGCGACGGTCCAGGTTCGCGCGGCGTCACTAGTCTTCACGCGATGAGGGCTTGGCTCGAGTCCCGCGCCGGCGAGTGCTCGTAGGACGTGGGCGGCACCTCGCGGGAAGCGCCGTCGAGAGGGCGAGCCTTACTCGCCCTCGGTCTGTTGACCCTCGCGCTCCAAGCGGCGTCGCCGTTGGACGCGGGAGGGAGTGTCGCTGGTCATGTGCGACAAGCGACGGGAATTGCGGTCACGGGGGCCTTCGACCTTCCAACCCTTGACGTCTCGCAACCGACTGCATCCGTCGCCGCGAACTTCCCCATTTTCGACCTCATCTACGGGACCCTCTTCACTGTCGGGGCCGGCGGCGTCATCCAGCCGGCTCTCGCCCTCGGGTACAAGCTGAGTCGAGATCACAGGAGTGTCACGCTCTTTCTCCGGCCGCACCTGACCTTTCAGGACGGCACCCCTCTCGACGCACGAGCGGTGGCATGGAACATCAATCGCGACCGACTGGCCACGGCCGGTCCTTCTTGTCGAGTCCCGCTCGCCGATCTCGAAGGCGTGGCGACGCTGTCCCCCGTGAAGGTCGTGTTGGTGTTTCGGCACCCGTACGCGCCGATCATCTCCTCGCTCGCCACCGGGTGTCCGGGAATGATGGCTTCGCCTACCGCCGTCAGCTCCGAAGGGGAGCAGCAGTTCGGCGATGCGCCCGTCGGCGCCGGCCCGTATCGGCTCTTGCAGTACGGACAGCCGTATTCCGTCACCGTTGTCCGCTGGGCGGCGTACTGGGATGCGCGCCGCACGCACGCGAGCACGATTTCCTTTCGGAACTCGACCGACCCGAGCACCTCGATCGGCGGGATCGAGTCCGGAGGCACGCAGCTCTACGTGGACCCCGGCCTCGGCAGCTTGGCCTTCGCAAGGTTGGACCCCCACTATCTGAAGGTCGTGGCCCTGGCTGCGACGAGTTTTGTCGCCTTCCTCCCCGACGTGAGGACCGCGCCGTTTGACAACGAGCAAGCCCGCAAGGCCGTCGCGTACGCGCTCGACGCGAGATCGATCAACAGCCAGGTCTTCGACGGGCTCGAGCGGCCGTCGGCGTCGATTTTCGGGACCGGGGACAGCAATTACCTCGGCACGAGCATTCCTGGAGCACCGGCGTACGATGCGCCCCAGGCAGTGGAGGCCGTGCAGGGCCTCGGTGGCCTGAGCTTTTCGTACGGCCTTTCGGGGGTCCGCTTCTCGCCGCTTGGCACTCGCGCGGTCGCATCGGAGGTCGCCGCCGCGCTGAGCGCACAGTTCTCGGCGGTGGGGATCCACGCGACCGTCGGTGGCATTGCGTCGGGCCCGGGTGCATCGGGGCAATCCCCTGCTTCTTACGCCGGACTTGTCCTGCAGTACGGCGGCTTTTCTGATGACGGCATCTACGCGGCGCAATTCTTCCAATCCGACGGCGCGTTCGCGCACTTTCGCGATCCTCACTTGGATGCACTCGTGGCGCAGGCAAATCGGTCGTTCAGCGCCACAACGAGGACGGCGCTCTTCCGGCGTGCGATGTCGTATGTGGATGCGAACGCGTATGTGATTCCGATGTACACCCTCCCGAGGTACTACATCGCCGCGCGTTATCTCGCGGGAATCCCGCGGGGCACACCGGTGCTGTATCTCGCGAACGCGTATCTGAAATGAAAAGGACAACCACGGAGCGGGTCAGAGGATCCCATCACGCACGGCCAGCCAGTCCAACGAATCCGTGAGGAGAGCCGCGAACACCGAGCC
Coding sequences within it:
- a CDS encoding Ppx/GppA phosphatase family protein; amino-acid sequence: MRIAALDLGSNSFHLLVCEARLDGSFSPLAREKEMLRLGDQVARTGRIGRESTARAVEVIARFKAIAEANHADETIALGTAAIREAEDGVAFVNRVRAETGVEIEVVDGVVEARLIFTAIRSSVLIEPAPALAADLGGGSLEVMVGDQGALMYAASLRLGVGRLTAELVSTDPPSRRDRRRLEERVRGELAPVLAEARELKPRMLIGSSGTFSDLAKMAVAERGGGEPASLNQVTVARAELLALERAIFGADAEARAKLPGGDQKRAELLPAGIIVLNHLMEETGLGELTISDWALREGVVLNAIGGHDRAELADDPRALRRASVLSLCRRSNWRQPHARQVAAIAVALFDVTAQLHRLPPEDRELLELAALLHDIGEHVSRVDHDRHTAYLIEHGGLRGFTPEEVRMLSLIGRFHVRGTPRPHSAGNGALTEDERQRVLGLTALLRVADSLDASHAGSVGAIRLEKERAGTVTLRIAAKGDAELEQWAFRRKRGLFEKSFGRRVEAVFDRQGREDFEAAELVPGYS
- a CDS encoding lysylphosphatidylglycerol synthase transmembrane domain-containing protein, with product MSGAFGAEAQPPQPKRKLRDQIPAGVRIPVILFITALVVEYLVVPKFIIASRNFNSLEHLDPIWLTAGVLVEAGALFAYSVLTKVLLPADGPGVSVLWRIDLAGLAIAHVVPGGTAGSATLGYRLLTSHGVRGEDAGFAMATQGMGSAVVLNVLLWFALVVSIPFAGVHPVYVLAALVGTFVLLAFAAIVFFFTRGEERAVRLVRGLGAKVPRVTPDGLERIVRHIGGALRALASDHDRLIAALRWATVNWLLDAASLWCFLAALHVYLNPVYVLVAWGVGNVLAALPFTPSGLGVVETLVPLLLVSFGAVAKTATLAVIGWRLVNFWAPIPVGAGAYLSLRAERGTRREALRQMAAESRDRTVEFDPDAPQREDDQE
- a CDS encoding AI-2E family transporter, giving the protein MPPALRRPSFVRRPRPASERSLERLVVRISIQVLLSSIGILVLVLLAWRLRLLLLLIAASLFVAALINPFVHVLMRRGLGRTSSTFVVYLVLVVVAAALGFVLVAPVYGSAVHFASDLPNLVRQAQQGRGPVGHLVTRLHLANYVDQHAAAFKSFITRLGKPALSVGKTVFSGIASVVTIAFVSFFIVLEVPKMVNGALRFLREEDAEEFRRISTMMSRQVTGFMLGDLATSVIAGLVVFVALRITGVPFASVLAIWVALVDFLPLVGGLLAGVPTVGVAFLHSVPAGIVTVIVFLVYQQIENHVLYPIVISRTVQLNPLAVLLAVLIGAEVGGILGSTFGAICGAIFAVPVAGSIQVGGGELLKARLGDPGEAKGQQ
- a CDS encoding polyprenol monophosphomannose synthase, translated to MRVLVVLPTFNEAANIERMLREVRKHLPDASILVVDDSSPDGTAEIAERAGGELGAIEVLVRPEKNGLGPAYRAGFAWGLERDYDGFVEMDSDFSHDPAALPLLVAAFEGGAELVIGSRYVPGGSIPDWSLRRRLLSRFGNRYAKALLGLRVEDSTAGFRVYAASLLRRIPLDEVRADGYGFQIEMTYRARRAGAPITEVPIRFVDRVEGESKMSMSTVTEALALVTVWGLRRLVGSGPHGARPAAARGR
- a CDS encoding ABC transporter substrate-binding protein — translated: MTLALQAASPLDAGGSVAGHVRQATGIAVTGAFDLPTLDVSQPTASVAANFPIFDLIYGTLFTVGAGGVIQPALALGYKLSRDHRSVTLFLRPHLTFQDGTPLDARAVAWNINRDRLATAGPSCRVPLADLEGVATLSPVKVVLVFRHPYAPIISSLATGCPGMMASPTAVSSEGEQQFGDAPVGAGPYRLLQYGQPYSVTVVRWAAYWDARRTHASTISFRNSTDPSTSIGGIESGGTQLYVDPGLGSLAFARLDPHYLKVVALAATSFVAFLPDVRTAPFDNEQARKAVAYALDARSINSQVFDGLERPSASIFGTGDSNYLGTSIPGAPAYDAPQAVEAVQGLGGLSFSYGLSGVRFSPLGTRAVASEVAAALSAQFSAVGIHATVGGIASGPGASGQSPASYAGLVLQYGGFSDDGIYAAQFFQSDGAFAHFRDPHLDALVAQANRSFSATTRTALFRRAMSYVDANAYVIPMYTLPRYYIAARYLAGIPRGTPVLYLANAYLK